The following coding sequences lie in one Cupriavidus sp. WKF15 genomic window:
- a CDS encoding DUF1059 domain-containing protein, translating to MGRKYIDCREFPSEANCTVALSADSEDELLEAAVQHAVAVHQHQDTPELRAQLKTLFKDGAPPA from the coding sequence ATGGGACGCAAGTATATTGATTGCCGCGAGTTTCCGAGCGAGGCCAACTGCACGGTCGCCCTCAGCGCCGACAGCGAAGACGAACTGCTCGAAGCCGCGGTCCAGCATGCCGTGGCTGTGCACCAGCACCAGGACACCCCTGAGTTGCGCGCGCAGTTGAAGACCCTGTTCAAGGACGGCGCACCGCCGGCCTGA
- the modA gene encoding molybdate ABC transporter substrate-binding protein, with amino-acid sequence MQTSRSARTPGPAFRRRAVHFASAALAALALAAPPAFGADLVVSAAASLTNAFKTLAESFEKAHPDTKVVLNFGASDVLMQQIIKGAPADVFASADQEAMNKAEAEKVVVPATRRDFAANQVVLIVPSDSKLHIGALQDLTRPEVKRIAFGNPASVPVGRYTKGALEAAGLWDAVSAKGVPAQNVRQSLDYVARGEVEAGFVFATDAAVMPDKVKVAVRVPSRTPVTYPIALTSLTRQNTQATAFVSYVLSAEGQAILARYGFQKP; translated from the coding sequence ATGCAGACCTCCCGCTCCGCTCGCACGCCGGGCCCGGCTTTCCGGCGCCGTGCCGTTCATTTCGCCAGCGCCGCGCTGGCCGCCCTGGCGCTGGCCGCCCCGCCCGCCTTCGGCGCCGACCTGGTGGTATCGGCGGCGGCGAGCCTGACCAATGCGTTCAAGACGCTGGCCGAGTCGTTCGAGAAGGCGCACCCGGACACCAAGGTAGTCCTGAACTTCGGTGCGTCGGACGTGCTGATGCAGCAGATCATCAAGGGCGCGCCCGCCGACGTGTTCGCCTCGGCCGACCAGGAAGCCATGAACAAGGCCGAGGCCGAGAAGGTGGTGGTCCCGGCCACGCGCCGCGACTTCGCCGCCAACCAGGTCGTGCTGATCGTGCCCAGCGACAGCAAGCTCCATATCGGCGCGCTGCAGGACCTGACCAGGCCCGAGGTGAAACGCATTGCCTTCGGCAACCCGGCCTCGGTGCCGGTCGGCCGCTACACCAAGGGCGCGCTCGAAGCCGCCGGCCTGTGGGACGCCGTCTCGGCCAAGGGCGTGCCCGCGCAGAACGTGCGCCAGAGCCTGGACTATGTCGCGCGTGGGGAGGTCGAAGCGGGCTTTGTCTTCGCTACCGACGCGGCGGTCATGCCGGACAAGGTCAAGGTGGCCGTGCGCGTGCCCAGCCGCACGCCAGTGACCTACCCCATCGCCTTGACCAGCCTGACCAGGCAGAACACGCAGGCTACCGCCTTCGTGAGCTACGTGCTGTCGGCCGAAGGCCAGGCGATCCTGGCGCGCTACGGCTTCCAGAAGCCCTGA
- the modB gene encoding molybdate ABC transporter permease subunit, protein MNAVWVPLLLSLKVAGWATAINAVLGVAAAYALARWRSPARDVVDAVLTLPLVLPPTVLGYYLLVLVGRRGVFGEWLGTLGIELVFTWQGAVLASTIVAFPLVLKSARAAFEGVDHQLENAARVLGVPEAGIFFRVTLPLAARGIFAGVLLAFARALGEFGATLMVAGNLPGRTQTLSVAIYEAVQAGDDNTANLLVLVTSVTCVAILVVAGRLVPATARNPAEIYERGRLRRTRTAQ, encoded by the coding sequence ATGAACGCTGTCTGGGTGCCGCTGCTGCTGTCGCTGAAGGTCGCGGGCTGGGCCACCGCGATCAACGCCGTGCTGGGCGTAGCCGCGGCCTATGCGCTGGCGCGCTGGCGCTCTCCGGCACGCGACGTGGTCGACGCGGTGCTGACGCTGCCGCTGGTGCTGCCGCCCACGGTGCTCGGCTACTACCTGCTGGTGCTGGTGGGCCGGCGCGGTGTGTTCGGCGAATGGCTCGGCACGCTCGGCATCGAACTGGTGTTCACATGGCAGGGGGCGGTGCTGGCCTCGACCATCGTCGCTTTTCCGCTGGTGCTGAAATCGGCGCGCGCCGCGTTTGAAGGCGTGGACCACCAGCTGGAAAACGCCGCGCGCGTGCTCGGCGTGCCGGAAGCGGGGATCTTCTTCCGCGTCACGCTGCCGCTGGCCGCGCGCGGCATCTTCGCCGGCGTGCTGCTGGCCTTTGCGCGCGCGCTCGGCGAGTTCGGCGCCACGCTGATGGTCGCCGGCAACCTGCCGGGGCGCACACAGACCCTTTCCGTCGCCATCTACGAGGCCGTGCAAGCCGGCGACGACAACACCGCCAACCTGCTGGTGCTGGTCACCTCGGTCACCTGCGTCGCGATACTGGTGGTGGCGGGGCGGCTGGTTCCCGCCACGGCGCGCAACCCGGCCGAAATCTACGAGCGCGGACGCCTGCGGCGCACGCGCACGGCGCAGTGA
- a CDS encoding ATP-binding cassette domain-containing protein, giving the protein MSMQVSIRKRMVSADRHFELDISFDSDSRRIALFGPSGAGKSLTLRAIAGLLMPDSGRIVLNGRTLFDAEAGINVRPQERRVAYLFQEYALFPHLTVEQNIAFGLARGWRNPRRGAMHPETERWIHAFGLREILGNYPAEISGGQKQRVALARALVAKPDIVLLDEPFSALDPALRLRMREELRALQASLDVPMLVISHDPADVEALGEHVLEIREGRIFGGGTARRHPPVYAPLPASVV; this is encoded by the coding sequence ATGAGCATGCAGGTCAGCATTCGCAAGCGCATGGTCTCGGCCGACCGTCATTTCGAGCTGGACATCAGCTTCGATTCGGACAGCCGCCGCATCGCGCTGTTCGGCCCTTCCGGCGCCGGCAAGAGCCTGACGCTGCGCGCCATCGCCGGGTTGCTGATGCCGGATTCCGGGCGCATCGTGCTCAACGGCCGCACGCTGTTCGATGCCGAGGCCGGCATCAACGTGCGCCCGCAGGAACGCCGCGTCGCCTACCTGTTCCAGGAGTACGCGTTGTTCCCGCACCTGACCGTGGAGCAGAACATCGCCTTCGGCCTCGCCAGGGGCTGGCGCAATCCGCGCCGCGGCGCCATGCACCCGGAGACCGAACGCTGGATCCACGCTTTCGGCCTGCGCGAGATCCTCGGCAATTATCCCGCCGAGATCTCCGGCGGCCAGAAGCAGCGCGTCGCGCTGGCGCGCGCGCTGGTGGCAAAGCCCGATATCGTGCTGCTCGACGAACCGTTCTCGGCACTCGACCCCGCGCTGCGCCTGCGCATGCGGGAAGAGCTGCGCGCGTTGCAGGCCAGTCTGGACGTGCCGATGCTGGTCATCTCGCACGACCCGGCCGACGTGGAAGCGCTCGGCGAGCACGTGCTGGAGATCCGCGAAGGCCGGATCTTTGGCGGCGGTACCGCGCGCCGCCACCCGCCCGTCTACGCCCCGCTACCGGCCAGCGTGGTCTGA
- a CDS encoding class IV adenylate cyclase, producing the protein MARNIEIKARLDSIDAIEPRVAALTSSGPERIEQDDTFFPCPNGRLKLRAFSAGRGELIFYARPDQAGPKESFYLLSPTASPDTLRAALAAAHGEAGRVRKVRTLYLAGRTRIHLDRVEELGEFLELEVVLADDESVADGVAEAHGLLDQLGVEAGALLEGAYVDLLRTAQTTLAGSGA; encoded by the coding sequence ATGGCAAGAAATATCGAAATCAAGGCGCGTCTGGACAGCATCGACGCCATCGAGCCGCGTGTCGCGGCGCTGACAAGCAGCGGACCGGAACGGATCGAGCAGGACGACACCTTCTTCCCGTGCCCCAACGGCCGGCTGAAGCTCAGGGCGTTCAGCGCCGGTCGCGGCGAGCTGATCTTCTACGCGCGCCCCGATCAGGCCGGTCCCAAGGAGAGCTTCTACCTCCTTTCCCCGACGGCATCGCCCGATACGCTGCGTGCCGCGCTGGCGGCCGCCCACGGCGAAGCGGGACGCGTGCGCAAGGTACGCACGCTGTACCTGGCGGGCCGCACGCGCATTCACCTGGACCGCGTGGAAGAACTCGGCGAGTTCCTGGAGCTTGAGGTGGTGCTGGCCGATGACGAGAGCGTGGCCGACGGCGTCGCGGAAGCGCACGGCCTGCTGGACCAGCTGGGGGTGGAAGCCGGCGCCCTGCTGGAGGGCGCCTATGTCGACCTGCTGCGCACGGCTCAGACCACGCTGGCCGGTAGCGGGGCGTAG
- a CDS encoding LysE/ArgO family amino acid transporter — protein MDASLAGFSLGLSLILAIGSQNAFVLRQGLRREHVFWVCLICALSDALLILAGVSGFAVMIRQLPWLGAAMRYGGAAFLVWYGARSFLAAMRSSAVLDPSNAEPRPLLATLGVCLAFTWLNPHVYLDTVMLIGSVSTQFHGRETQFAAGAVTASFLFFFALGYGAALLRPVFARPRAWQVLEVVIGVTMWAIAAKLLLD, from the coding sequence ATGGACGCCTCGCTGGCCGGTTTTTCCCTCGGTCTTTCCCTGATCCTTGCGATCGGTTCCCAGAATGCCTTCGTGCTGCGCCAGGGACTGCGCCGCGAGCACGTGTTCTGGGTCTGCCTCATCTGCGCCTTGTCCGATGCCCTGCTGATCCTGGCTGGCGTGTCGGGCTTTGCGGTCATGATCCGGCAGCTTCCGTGGCTTGGCGCGGCCATGCGCTATGGCGGCGCGGCTTTCCTGGTCTGGTATGGCGCGCGCAGCTTCCTTGCGGCAATGCGGTCGTCGGCGGTGCTCGATCCGAGCAATGCCGAGCCCCGGCCGCTGCTGGCGACGCTCGGCGTCTGCCTGGCATTTACCTGGCTCAATCCGCACGTGTACCTCGACACGGTGATGCTGATCGGTTCGGTCTCCACGCAGTTCCACGGCCGCGAGACGCAGTTCGCCGCGGGCGCGGTGACGGCGTCGTTCCTGTTCTTCTTCGCGCTGGGCTATGGCGCCGCGCTGCTGAGGCCGGTGTTCGCGCGGCCGCGCGCATGGCAGGTGCTGGAGGTGGTGATCGGCGTCACCATGTGGGCAATCGCGGCGAAGCTGCTGCTGGACTGA
- a CDS encoding TOBE domain-containing protein, translated as MLELQGAIWFRSGSHDWGGKDRIALLAAIGEQGSITAAARAVGISYKAAWDAIDAMNNSAGEPLVVRAAGGKGGGGTRLTERAEQLIRTYRALEEEHRRFVAHLGRLGDSAAEDLNVMRRFMIRTSARNKLFGKVDSIRGGAVNDEVVLALPGGQAIVSTITHESVETLELKPGVEAFALIKASSVLIGLPDPGLRLSARNQLPGVVSRVVPGAVNAEIVLDLDGGGSVAAIVTNESVQALGLAAGVRALAIFKASSVILGVVA; from the coding sequence ATGCTTGAACTCCAGGGGGCCATCTGGTTCCGCTCCGGCTCACACGACTGGGGCGGCAAGGATCGCATCGCGCTACTGGCCGCCATCGGCGAACAGGGCTCGATCACGGCGGCGGCGCGCGCCGTGGGCATCAGCTACAAGGCCGCCTGGGACGCCATCGACGCCATGAACAACAGCGCCGGCGAACCGCTCGTGGTGCGCGCCGCGGGCGGCAAGGGTGGCGGCGGCACGCGCCTCACCGAGCGCGCCGAACAGCTGATCCGCACCTATCGGGCGCTCGAGGAAGAACACCGGCGCTTCGTCGCCCACCTTGGCCGCCTGGGCGATAGCGCGGCTGAAGACCTTAACGTGATGAGGCGTTTCATGATCCGCACGAGTGCGCGCAACAAGCTGTTCGGCAAGGTCGACAGCATCCGCGGCGGCGCCGTCAACGACGAGGTGGTGCTGGCCTTGCCGGGCGGGCAGGCCATCGTGTCCACGATCACGCATGAGAGCGTCGAGACGCTGGAGCTGAAACCTGGCGTGGAGGCGTTTGCGCTGATCAAGGCGTCGTCGGTCCTCATCGGGCTGCCCGATCCCGGCTTGCGCCTGTCCGCGCGCAACCAGCTGCCCGGCGTGGTGTCGCGCGTCGTGCCCGGTGCCGTCAATGCGGAGATCGTGCTGGACCTGGATGGCGGCGGCAGCGTGGCGGCCATCGTCACCAATGAGAGCGTGCAGGCCCTCGGTCTTGCGGCGGGTGTGCGCGCGCTGGCAATCTTCAAGGCGTCCAGCGTCATCCTGGGCGTGGTGGCGTAG
- a CDS encoding RNA-binding protein, which produces MQILIRGLRRNVTEAMLRDMLAQHVPVNSVEIVREGDPERPWAWVDLEVDRFMAWSLLRQLDRQYFAGGRMHWYIPAHQEPESPADGAKRLP; this is translated from the coding sequence ATGCAGATCCTGATCCGCGGCCTGCGCCGCAACGTCACCGAAGCGATGCTGCGCGACATGCTCGCGCAGCATGTACCGGTCAACTCCGTGGAGATCGTCCGTGAAGGCGATCCCGAGCGCCCGTGGGCCTGGGTGGACCTGGAGGTCGACCGTTTCATGGCATGGAGCCTGCTGCGCCAGTTGGACCGGCAGTATTTCGCCGGCGGGCGCATGCACTGGTACATCCCCGCGCATCAGGAGCCGGAGTCCCCGGCCGACGGCGCAAAGCGATTACCATAA
- a CDS encoding DUF3141 domain-containing protein: MPASNASGPTILGSAQPETTEATTGPLAQFGALAPFAAWPWAALEYGVDAWQRSVLLLDILRQRGNESSEHEREGMPPVLVFDYEMLADARTQPEPVNYALLRIIPPAGMPTDPARRPFVVIDPRAGHGPGIGGFKADSEIGIALRTGHPCYFITFFRDPCPGQTIEAVARAEAGFLQIIKERHPDAPGKPFVVGNCQAGWALMILAAVAPAVGPLLVAGAPLAYWSGKRGTNPMRYSGGLLGGSWLASLTADLGNGRFDGAWLVQNFEQLNPSNTLWGKLYNVYAKADTEGPRFLEFERWWGGHFLMNREEIDWIVQNLFVGNRLTAGQVRSADGKTVVDLRNIRSPVIVFASWGDNITPPQQALNWIPDLYATDEELVANDQVIVYCLHPTVGHLGIFVSAGVANREHSELFCALDLIDVLPPGLYEAKIEDIAPGTPHRNLIEGRYLVRFERRKIADILALDDGREDERAFEVVRRVSQVNQHLYDTFASPLVRAASSELGAEASRAVHPSRLERSAATDANPWMAWIGALAPMVREHRHAVSQDNPFLTMERAVSAQITTALDQYRDVRDAWYEQVFEAIYQSPMMAALVGMTAQAPVNLESPVTVQLRKELAQRRLQDAQAAIEQGGMREAFVRVLAYVADANAAIEERPFNLLRQMAREQPEGRGRLTLAEFKSLVRQQTFIVQLDRQRALNALPLLVPEQDERRRLMVAAHRVLTVSAPLESERLAHYREVADVLGTDHAHGGAQSAELPVAPAAKTGNGRARVARPEASNPAAGGKRRAGGPRAC; the protein is encoded by the coding sequence ATGCCCGCTAGCAACGCCTCCGGCCCGACCATTCTCGGGTCCGCACAGCCTGAAACCACGGAAGCGACCACTGGCCCACTGGCGCAGTTCGGCGCCCTTGCCCCATTCGCGGCATGGCCGTGGGCCGCGCTCGAATACGGAGTCGATGCCTGGCAACGCTCGGTCCTGCTGCTCGACATCCTGCGCCAGCGCGGCAACGAATCCTCCGAACATGAGCGCGAAGGCATGCCGCCGGTGCTCGTGTTCGACTACGAGATGCTCGCCGACGCGCGCACGCAGCCCGAGCCGGTCAACTATGCGCTGCTGCGCATCATCCCGCCGGCCGGCATGCCGACCGACCCGGCCAGGCGCCCGTTTGTCGTGATCGACCCGCGCGCCGGGCACGGCCCCGGCATCGGCGGCTTCAAGGCCGACAGCGAGATCGGCATCGCGCTGCGCACCGGGCATCCGTGCTACTTCATCACGTTCTTCCGCGATCCGTGCCCGGGCCAGACCATCGAAGCCGTCGCGCGGGCCGAGGCCGGCTTCCTGCAGATCATCAAGGAACGCCATCCCGATGCGCCGGGCAAGCCATTCGTGGTCGGCAACTGCCAGGCCGGCTGGGCGCTGATGATCCTCGCGGCGGTGGCACCCGCCGTCGGCCCGCTGCTGGTGGCGGGCGCGCCGCTGGCGTACTGGTCCGGCAAGCGCGGCACCAACCCGATGCGCTACAGCGGCGGCCTGCTCGGCGGGTCGTGGCTGGCCTCGCTGACGGCCGACCTCGGCAACGGGCGCTTCGACGGCGCCTGGCTGGTGCAGAACTTCGAGCAGCTCAATCCTTCCAACACGCTCTGGGGCAAGCTCTACAACGTCTACGCCAAGGCCGATACGGAAGGCCCGCGCTTCCTGGAGTTCGAGCGCTGGTGGGGCGGACACTTCCTGATGAACCGGGAAGAGATCGACTGGATCGTGCAGAACCTGTTCGTCGGCAACCGCCTGACCGCGGGCCAGGTGCGCAGCGCCGATGGCAAGACCGTGGTGGACCTGCGCAATATCCGCTCGCCGGTGATCGTGTTCGCGTCATGGGGGGACAACATCACGCCGCCGCAGCAGGCGCTGAACTGGATTCCCGACCTGTACGCCACCGACGAGGAGCTGGTCGCCAACGACCAGGTCATCGTGTACTGCCTGCATCCGACGGTGGGGCACCTGGGCATCTTCGTGTCCGCGGGCGTGGCCAACCGCGAGCACAGCGAACTGTTCTGCGCGCTGGATCTCATCGACGTGCTGCCGCCGGGACTGTACGAGGCGAAGATCGAGGACATCGCGCCCGGCACCCCGCACCGCAACCTGATCGAGGGGCGCTATCTGGTGCGCTTCGAGCGCCGCAAGATCGCCGACATCCTCGCGCTCGACGACGGCCGCGAGGACGAGCGCGCGTTCGAAGTCGTGCGCCGCGTGTCCCAAGTCAACCAGCACCTCTACGACACCTTCGCTTCGCCGCTGGTGCGCGCGGCATCGAGCGAGCTTGGCGCGGAGGCTTCGCGCGCTGTCCACCCGTCGCGCCTGGAGCGCTCGGCGGCCACCGACGCCAATCCGTGGATGGCCTGGATCGGCGCACTGGCGCCGATGGTGCGCGAGCACCGCCATGCCGTCTCGCAGGACAACCCGTTCCTGACCATGGAGCGTGCCGTGTCGGCGCAGATCACTACCGCGCTCGACCAGTATCGCGATGTGCGCGATGCCTGGTACGAACAGGTATTCGAAGCGATATACCAGTCACCGATGATGGCGGCGCTGGTGGGCATGACGGCGCAGGCACCCGTCAACCTGGAATCGCCGGTGACGGTGCAGCTGCGCAAGGAGCTGGCGCAGCGGCGCCTGCAGGATGCCCAGGCTGCCATCGAGCAGGGCGGCATGCGCGAAGCCTTCGTTCGCGTGCTGGCCTACGTCGCGGACGCCAATGCCGCGATCGAGGAACGCCCGTTCAACCTGCTGCGCCAGATGGCGCGCGAGCAGCCGGAGGGGCGCGGCCGCCTGACGCTGGCCGAGTTCAAGTCGCTGGTGCGGCAGCAGACCTTCATCGTGCAGCTTGACCGTCAGCGCGCGCTGAACGCGCTGCCGCTGCTGGTGCCGGAGCAGGACGAGCGCCGCAGGCTGATGGTGGCCGCGCATCGCGTGCTGACCGTGAGCGCGCCGCTGGAGAGCGAGCGCCTGGCGCACTACCGTGAAGTGGCCGACGTGCTGGGCACCGACCACGCGCACGGCGGGGCCCAGTCCGCCGAGTTGCCAGTGGCTCCGGCTGCAAAGACCGGCAACGGACGCGCGCGCGTGGCACGTCCGGAGGCAAGCAACCCGGCGGCTGGCGGCAAGCGCCGCGCCGGCGGCCCGCGCGCGTGCTGA
- a CDS encoding tyrosine-protein phosphatase, with protein sequence MAVPFGPAANGSELQLETVSNARDLGGLAGAGGRRVRHGRLYRSGNPALACGADIDRLQGLGLDAVVDFRSPGEKSADEAPFGQRFNWIAMPVLEGSMAMDVLMPRLRESTPEDVDAFMLGVYRDFPVRYRQVFGDFMRNAQAGKTLLYHCTAGKDRTGFASLLLLSALGVGQDDILANYLESNQRNARFNTQALERIAQFGIRPEVMMPLLEVRASYMEASIQAIEAGYGDMGRYLSEGLGVDVEALRHHYLA encoded by the coding sequence ATGGCGGTGCCCTTCGGGCCCGCCGCGAATGGGAGCGAACTGCAACTCGAAACCGTCAGCAACGCGCGCGACCTCGGCGGCCTTGCCGGAGCCGGCGGCCGTCGCGTACGGCATGGCCGCCTGTACCGCAGCGGCAATCCGGCACTTGCCTGCGGGGCCGACATCGACCGGCTGCAGGGGCTGGGGCTGGACGCCGTGGTGGACTTTCGCTCGCCCGGCGAAAAGTCGGCGGACGAAGCCCCGTTCGGCCAGCGCTTCAACTGGATCGCCATGCCGGTGCTCGAAGGCAGCATGGCCATGGATGTGCTGATGCCGCGCCTGCGCGAAAGCACGCCTGAAGACGTGGATGCATTCATGCTCGGCGTCTATCGCGACTTTCCGGTGCGCTACCGGCAGGTCTTTGGCGATTTCATGCGCAATGCCCAGGCGGGCAAGACGCTGCTGTACCACTGCACCGCGGGCAAGGACCGCACGGGCTTTGCGTCACTGCTGCTGCTCTCGGCGCTTGGCGTGGGGCAGGACGATATCCTCGCCAACTACCTCGAATCCAACCAGCGCAATGCGCGGTTCAACACGCAGGCGCTGGAGCGCATCGCGCAGTTCGGGATCCGGCCGGAAGTCATGATGCCATTGCTGGAGGTGCGGGCCAGTTATATGGAAGCTTCGATTCAGGCAATCGAAGCGGGGTATGGCGATATGGGACGGTATCTCTCCGAGGGGTTGGGGGTGGATGTGGAGGCCCTCAGGCATCACTACCTGGCGTAG